In one Fundulus heteroclitus isolate FHET01 chromosome 3, MU-UCD_Fhet_4.1, whole genome shotgun sequence genomic region, the following are encoded:
- the LOC118557689 gene encoding uncharacterized protein LOC118557689 — protein MSMREAGLRVQPNISRFSVASIVRTFREHNRIERLPHAGGRRGIFSQQQETIIVNMVLQNNLIRLREIQQRVEEDNENFEGINSVSLSTIDRVLKRNLISLKQAYRVPFERNSERVKELRYQYVQRMFQLDSMERPHECIFLDEAGFNLTKRRRRGRNIIGQRAIVELPGQRGGNVTICAAISSYGVIHRHVTLGPYNTAHLITFLYALQEALLRREEGGDEQPQHPMYVVIWDNVNFHRGPRIREWFENNPRFINVCLPPYSPFLNPTEEFFSAWRWKVYDRTPYAQENLLQSMDAACDDIGVESIQARDRIACDVDEVLWPDHAQRHDAEAE, from the exons ATGAGTATGAGGGAAGCAGGACTACGTGTTCAACCAAATATAAGCAGGTTCTCTGTGGCCTCCATTGTCAGGACATTCAGAGAACACAACCG AATTGAAAGACTGCCACATGCCGGTGGAAGGAGAGGTATATTCTCACAACAGCAGGAGACCATTATTGTCAATATGGTCCTTCAAAATAATCTCATTCGTCTGCGAGAAATACAACAGAGAGTTGAGGAAGACAACGAGAACTTTGAAGGAATCAACAGTGTGAGTCTCTCCACTATTGACCGTGTCCTAAAACGCAACCTGATAAGTCTCAAACAAGCCTACAGAGTACCATTTGAGAGAAATTCTGAGAGGGTAAAAGAGCTACGATATCAATATGTACAA AGAATGTTTcaactggattccatggagAGGCCTCATGAGTGCATCTTCTTGGATGAAGCTGGCTTCAATCTCACcaagaggagaaggagaggcCGCAACATTATTGGTCAACGAGCCATTGTAGAGTTGCCAGGGCAGCGTGGTGGCAACGTGACCATATGTGCTGCCATCAGCAGCTATGGGGTTATTCACCGCCATGTGACTTTAGGACCTTACAACACTGCCCATCTTATAACGTTTCTGTATGCTCTACAGGAAGCATTACTGAGACGTGAAGAGGGAGGTGATGAGCAACCACAGCATCCCATGTACGTGGTAATCTGGGACAATGTGAACTTTCACCGTGGTCCTAGAATACGCGAGTGGTTTGAAAATAACCCACGTTTTATAAATGTGTGCCTCCCACCATACTCGCCCTTCCTCAATCCCACTGAagaatttttttctgcatggaggtgGAAGGTCTATGACAGAACTCCTTATGCACAGGAAAATCTCCTTCAGTCAATGGATGCAGCATGTGACGACATTGGAGTGGAATCGATTCAAG CAAGGGACAGGATTGCCTGTGACGTTGATGAGGTCCTGTGGCCTGACCATGCCCAGAGGCATGATGCTGAGGCAGAATGA
- the LOC105916801 gene encoding free fatty acid receptor 2, whose product MQECDTGLCLSVYIITFVLGFPTNLLAFYTFWKKVRQRPTPIDILLLNLTISDLLFLLFLPFKMHEARNDMKWDLPYVLCPVSGFVFYMTIYNSTFFLTAVSVERYLGVAFPIKHTLKRRPVYAVAASVFFWIFSFLHLSIVFIVPFIGREPPINSTVTYVEPKKVCYENFTEAQLKVLLPVRLELCVVLFCIPFLISSYCYINFIRILSRLQHIDRRRRLRAIGMALGTLLVFALCFGPYNVSHVVGFINNKSPQWRNKALLCSTFNTCLDPFIFYFSSSAVRGTVSKLQQGVKSRLCRCVSCHMLQALCGGANKTEKDKEHKQEEINAITADRKRTGSSSLN is encoded by the coding sequence ATGCAGGAGTGCGATACCGggctgtgtctctctgtctacATCATTACCTTTGTGCTGGGCTTCCCCACCAATCTCCTTGCCTTCTACACCTTTTGGAAGAAAGTGAGGCAGAGGCCCACGCCCATCGACATCCTTCTCCTCAACCTGACCATCTccgacctcctcttcctcctgttcCTGCCCTTCAAGATGCACGAAGCCAGGAACGACATGAAGTGGGACCTGCCGTATGTCCTCTGCCCCGTGTCGGGCTTCGTCTTTTACATGACCATCTACAACAGCACCTTCTTCCTGACCGCCGTCAGCGTAGAGCGGTACCTGGGCGTCGCCTTCCCCATCAAGCACACCCTGAAGCGTCGGCCCGTTTACGCCGTCGCCGCCAGCGTCTTCTTCTGGATCTTTTCCTTCCTCCATCTGAGCATTGTATTCATAGTGCCGTTTATTGGACGAGAACCCCCGATTAATTCCACCGTCACCTACGTTGAACCCAAGAAGGTGTGTTATGAAAATTTCACCGAGGCCCAACTCAAGGTGCTGCTGCCCGTGCGTTTGGAGCTCTGCGTGGTGCTTTTCTGCATCCCCTTCCTCATCTCCAGCTACTGCTACATCAACTTCATCAGGATTCTGTCCAGGCTGCAGCACATCGACCGGCGCCGGCGCCTGCGAGCCATCGGCATGGCGTTGGGAACGCTGCTCGTCTTTGCCCTGTGCTTCGGCCCCTACAACGTCTCGCACGTCGTGGGCTTCATCAACAACAAGAGCCCCCAGTGGCGAAACAAAGCCCTGCTGTGCAGCACCTTCAACACCTGCCTCGACCCTTTTATTTTCTACTTCTCCTCCTCCGCTGTGAGAGGAACTGTCAGCAAATTGCAGCAAGGGGTTAAAAGTCGCCTCTGCAGGTGTGTGTCCTGTCACATGCTCCAAGCCTTGTGCGGGGGAGCTAACAAGACCGAGAAAGATAAGGAACACAAACAAGAGGAGATCAATGCTATcacagctgacaggaagaggacTGGGAGCAGCAGCCTCAACTAA